A region of Salvelinus alpinus chromosome 24, SLU_Salpinus.1, whole genome shotgun sequence DNA encodes the following proteins:
- the LOC139552458 gene encoding erythropoietin-like, whose translation MSSISGPVVVLLTVLQWAGRGLPSPVRPICDPRVLDRFIMEACDTETALRGCKAGCGVTGTFVVPLTNVDFVVWEKKDTGEQALEVQSGMSLFGQALGAVRESVSRVAVQILIDNNKSNIHSLGQVLRSLHIQDLPLPPAPAVGDLVTRKVSSLSELLHVHTNFLRGKVRLLLTNAPACQQNST comes from the exons GGCCGGTGGTGGTACTGCTGACGGTACTCCAGTGGGCAGGACGAGGCCTCCCTTCTCCTGTCAGGCCCATCTGTGACCCCCGCGTCCTGGATCGCTTCATCATGGAGGCCTGCGACACAGAGACCGCTCTG CGAGGTTGCAAGGCAGGGTGTGGAGTGACAGGCACATTTGTGGTTCCTCTGACAAATGTTGACTTTGTAGTCTGGGAGAAAAAGGAT ACTGGGGAGCAGGCTTTGGAGGTCCAGTCGGGGATGTCTCTGTTCGGCCAGGCCCTGGGTGCTGTGAGGGAGTCAGTGAGCCGTGTTGCCGTGCAGATCCTCATCGACAACAACAAGAGCAACATCCACAGCCTGGGCCAAGTGCTGCGCAGCCTCCACATCCAG GACCTGCCCCTTCCTCCAGCACCAGCAGTAGGTGACTTAGTGACTAGGAAGGTGTCATCCTTATCTGAGCTGCTCCATGTCCACACCAACTTCCTACGAGGGAAGGTTCGCCTGCTGCTCACCAACGCACCTGCCTGTCAACAGAACAGTACTTGA